A genomic segment from Maniola hyperantus chromosome 4, iAphHyp1.2, whole genome shotgun sequence encodes:
- the Rab7 gene encoding ras-related protein Rab-7a, whose translation MSSRKKVLLKVIILGDSGVGKTSLMNQFVNKKFSNQYKATIGADFLTKEVIVDDRIVTMQIWDTAGQERFQSLGVAFYRGADCCVLVFDVTAPNTFKSLESWRDEFLIQASPRDPENFPFVILGNKVDLDNRAVSAKRAQQWCQSKNDIPYFETSAKEAVNVELAFQTIARNALAQETEAELYNEFPDQIKLNANDNGRNRDGDNCAC comes from the coding sequence ATGTCTTCAAGAAAAAAGGTTCTTCTTAAAGTTATTATCCTTGGGGATAGTGGCGTCGGAAAAACGTCGTTGATGAATCAGTTTGTCAACAAGAAATTTTCCAATCAGTACAAGGCTACAATAGGCGCAGATTTTCTGACGAAAGAGGTAATCGTCGACGATAGAATCGTCACAATGCAGATTTGGGACACTGCAGGACAGGAGCGGTTCCAATCATTGGGGGTGGCGTTCTACCGTGGGGCGGATTGTTGCGTCTTAGTTTTTGACGTAACTGCCCCCAACACGTTTAAGTCCTTGGAAAGCTGGAGAGATGAATTCCTGATACAGGCTTCCCCGCGCGATCCTGAAAATTTCCCATTCGTTATACTAGGTAACAAGGTCGATTTGGACAATCGCGCGGTGTCTGCGAAACGTGCACAGCAGTGGTGTCAAAGTAAAAATGATATTCCATACTTTGAAACAAGTGCCAAAGAAGCCGTGAACGTAGAACTCGCATTCCAGACTATAGCGCGTAATGCCCTAGCGCAGGAAACTGAGGCAGAGCTTTACAATGAATTCCCCGATCAAATCAAGTTGAACGCCAATGACAATGGTCGCAACAGGGATGGAGACAACTGTGCTTGCTAG
- the LOC117997158 gene encoding serine/threonine-protein kinase GA29083 — protein sequence MENNLSRSGSRSSSACELEKDLSDLEIMKTRTNRRNLLVRSQPARKAKRIRFFRNGDKFYSGVIIPVLPERYRSFDSLTADLTRVLVDNVTLPSGVRTIYSLDGRKIGKLDDLEDGQSYVCSGFGEPFKRLDYEASAVTPQSFRLSGPESLTDSASPSPARANNRLSRHLQTNGSNSTGNETPRVSPAGDNVVRPRIVTIIRNGVKPRKVCRLLLNKRNSPTLEHALAAITECIKLDTGCVRKVFTQSGTPVTALNQFFEEEDVFFAYGNERVNQEDFELEFEESKAVLQCRKIKYNSVTTNARTGPKPRMPVKASGAARKKSEGGAAGDADTNGDASALANLLPQPLRLKYNVGKIIGDGNFAVVRMCKDKATGKEYALKVIDKAKCKGKEHYVEAEVRVMRKLCHRRIVSLIEDQDSPEWLFLIMELVGGGDLFDSIAAASKFSEPQARLLIGHLTSAIAYLHSLSIVHRDIKPENLLVDISPDGSIRGLKLADFGLAVEVWRPLHAVCGTPTYVAPEILLETGYGLKIDVWAAGVILYILLCGFPPFSSPDGDQEKLFDAILSARLEFPAPHWERVSAGAIDLIANMLRPQPKLRFDAEDVLDHMWMSDDYDETCDFRTWYDDDDSS from the exons ATGGAGAACAATTTAAGCCGCAGTGGAAGTCGCTCGAGCTCCGCTTGCGAGTTGGAAAAGGACCTAAGCGATTTGGAAATCATGAAAACTAGAACGAATCGACGTAACCTACTGGTTCGGTCTCAACCAGCACGAAAAGCAAAACGAATCAGGTTTTTTCGAAATGGTGATAAATTTTATTCAGGAGTCATAATTCCAGTCTTGCCAGAGAGATACAG GTCTTTTGACAGTTTAACTGCAGATTTAACTAGGGTATTAGTTGATAACGTAACATTGCCAAGTGGTGTTAGAACAATTTATTCGCTTGATGGTagaaaa ATAGGAAAGCTTGATGATCTTGAAGATGGACAATCATATGTGTGTAGTGGTTTTGGAGAGCCTTTCAAGCGTTTAGACTATGAGGCCAGTGCAGTCACACCGCAGTCTTTCAGACTTAGTGGGCCTGAATCCCTTACTGACAGTGCCAGCCCCTCTCCTGCTAGAGCTAACAACAGGCTGTCTCGACATTTGCAG ACAAATGGTAGTAATTCTACTGGTAATGAGACGCCAAGAGTAAGCCCTGCAGGAGATAATGTTGTCCGACCACGCATAGTTACTATTATAAGGAATGGAGTGAAACCCCGCAAG GTTTGCAGGTTGCTGTTGAACAAACGCAACAGCCCAACTCTGGAGCACGCTTTAGCGGCAATCACTGAATGCATCAAGCTGGACACTGGCTGTGTGAGGAAAGTGTTCACACAGTCGGGCACCCCTGTTACTGCATTAAACCAATTTTTCGAAGAGGAAGATGTATTTTTCGCTTATGGAAACGAAAG AGTCAATCAAGAAGACTTCGAACTCGAATTTGAAGAAAGTAAGGCTGTTTTACAATGTaggaaaattaaatataactctGTTACTACAAATGCAAG AACGGGTCCTAAGCCCCGTATGCCAGTGAaagcgagcggcgcggcgcgcaaGAAGAGCGAAGGCGGCGCGGCCGGCGATGCAGACACTAATGGTGACGCCTCGGCTCTCGCTAACCTGCTGCCCCAACCGCTGCGCCTTAAGTACAATGTTGGCAAAATTATCG GTGATGGCAACTTTGCCGTTGTTAGGATGTGCAAGGACAAAGCTACCGGAAAGGAATATGCTCTCAAAGTTATCGACAAAGCAAAGTGCAAAGGCAAAGAACACTATGTAGAAGCTGAG GTAAGAGTTATGAGAAAGCTTTGTCATCGACGCATAGTCTCCCTCATTGAAGATCAAGACAGTCCAGAATGGCTATTCCTTATCATGGAATTAGTGGGCG gtggCGACTTATTCGATAGTATCGCAGCTGCTTCTAAATTTTCCGAGCCCCAAGCGCGTTTGCTAATAGGTCACCTAACATCAGCTATTGCATATCTACATTCACTTTCAATCGTCCATCGAGACATCAAGCCCGAAAACCTATTG GTGGATATTAGTCCTGATGGTAGTATACGTGGCTTAAAGCTGGCGGACTTTGGCCTAGCCGTGGAAGTATGGAGGCCGTTGCACGCAGTCTGCGGCACTCCTACATACGTCGCTCCGGAAATCCTGCTCGAAACTGGGTATGGCCTGAAG ATAGACGTATGGGCAGCAGGTGTGATACTATACATCCTGCTCTGTGGATTCCCTCCATTCTCGTCCCCCGACGGCGACCAGGAGAAGCTGTTCGACGCGATCCTATCCGCGCGGCTGGAGTTCCCCGCGCCGCACTGGGAGCGCGTGTCGGCGGGCGCCATCGACCTCATCGCGAATATGCTCCGGCCGCAGCCAAAACTGCGCTTCGACGCCGAGGATGTGCTCGATCATATGTGGATGTCG GATGATTATGATGAGACCTGTGACTTCCGCACTTGGTACGACGACGACGATTCGTCATAG
- the Trmt6 gene encoding tRNA (adenine(58)-N(1))-methyltransferase non-catalytic subunit TRM6 isoform X1: MCNTIQVGEYIVIQKQNYKKLHKFNKANSTVSVGKDTLNLTGIVGCKFFSTFRMISRGTKRRKEFDLELTEEAANLIEEIGLKASGADNRNIYDDGQSQKLSATEISDLKSDSTRASDIVETLITNSNTFHNKTEFSQEKYLKKKEKKYFEYIQILKPNLRIITEILYKLDPSKVQGIRIDTLSQIITLSNISSEGNHLLYDSGSNGLLAAAMLSTMGSEAKGKLIQMHPGNMSQKQALLAMNFDSEHLKKCLSVNVYSVLRQVYQGCDTHTQQEYEPMLETESNLKRKASDSIPHSSKVPKSEEFQIIDCEIKDGATDASEILVPKIDESQIIDCVIKNRDSDVSERSKKKPKWHFDNIAASEILTNKVDSLVIVCKEDPQNIFLELVSFVKPGRPFVIYYSVAEPLQSLYMTLKSMSNVAALRLTCNWMRNYQILPERTHPEVTMNGSSGFLLTGYVLK, encoded by the exons ATGTGTAATACAATTCAAGTAGGTGAATACATCGttatacaaaaacaaaattataaaaaattacataaattcaaCAAGGCGAACTCTACGGTAAGCGTTGGGAAAGATACATTAAATTTAACTGGAATAGTGGGTTGCAAGTTCTTTTCTACTTTTAGAATGATAAGCAGAGGCACAAAGAGACGTAAGGAATTTGATTTAGAATTAACAGAAGAAGCTGCGAACCTAATAGAAGAGATAGGATTAAAAGCATCAGGAGCCGATAACAGAAACATTTATGACGATGGTCAATCACAAAAATTGTCAGCCACAGAAATCAGCGATTTAAAGAGTGATTCCACGAGAGCATCGGATATTGTTGAGACTTTAATAACTAATTCAAATACATTTCATAATAAAACTGAATTCTCACAAGAGAAATATTTGAAGAAAAaggagaaaaaatattttgaatatatTCAAATATTAAAACCAAACTTGAGAATTATCACTGAAATATTATACAAGTTGGACCCAAGTAAGGTACAAGGTATTCGTATAGACACTTTGTCCCAAATAATAACATTATCAAACATCAGTAGTGAAGGAAATCATTTGCTTTATGATTCAGGTTCAAATGGTTTACTTGCAGCTGCAATGTTGAGTACAATGGGATCAGAGGCTAAAGGAAAATTAATTCAGATGCACCCAGGAAATATGTCACAAAAACAGGCCCTGTTAGCTATGAATTTTGATTCTGAGCATCTCAAGAAATGTCTATCTGTAAATGTATATTCAGTCTTGAGGCAAGTATACCAAGGTTGCGACACACATACTCAACAAGAATATGAACCAATGTTAGAAACTGAATCCAACCTAAAGCGGAAAGCTTCTGATAGCATTCCACATTCAAGTAAAGTGCCTAAGAGTGAGGAATTCCAAATCATTGATTGTGAAATTAAAGATGGAGCCACTGATGCGAGTGAAATTTTGGTACCTAAGATTGATGAATCCCAAATCATTGATTGTGTAATTAAAAATAGAGACAGTGATGTGAGTGAAAGGTCTAAGAAAAAGCCAAAATGGCACTTTGATAATATAGCCGCATCtgagatcttgacaaataaAGTAGATTCTTTAGTTATAGTATGTAAGGAAGATCCTCAAAATATATTTCTGGAGCTTGTATCATTTGTTAAGCCTGGTAGAccatttgttatttattacagTGTAGCTGAACCACTGCAAAGCTTATATATGACACTGAAGTCTATGAGCAACGTGGCTGCTTTAAGATTGACTTGTAATTGGATGAGGAACTATCAG ATCTTGCCTGAGAGAACACATCCAGAAGTAACAATGAATGGGTCCAGTGGATTTCTGCTCACAGGATATGTCCTTAAATAG
- the Trmt6 gene encoding tRNA (adenine(58)-N(1))-methyltransferase non-catalytic subunit TRM6 isoform X2, with product MISRGTKRRKEFDLELTEEAANLIEEIGLKASGADNRNIYDDGQSQKLSATEISDLKSDSTRASDIVETLITNSNTFHNKTEFSQEKYLKKKEKKYFEYIQILKPNLRIITEILYKLDPSKVQGIRIDTLSQIITLSNISSEGNHLLYDSGSNGLLAAAMLSTMGSEAKGKLIQMHPGNMSQKQALLAMNFDSEHLKKCLSVNVYSVLRQVYQGCDTHTQQEYEPMLETESNLKRKASDSIPHSSKVPKSEEFQIIDCEIKDGATDASEILVPKIDESQIIDCVIKNRDSDVSERSKKKPKWHFDNIAASEILTNKVDSLVIVCKEDPQNIFLELVSFVKPGRPFVIYYSVAEPLQSLYMTLKSMSNVAALRLTCNWMRNYQILPERTHPEVTMNGSSGFLLTGYVLK from the exons ATGATAAGCAGAGGCACAAAGAGACGTAAGGAATTTGATTTAGAATTAACAGAAGAAGCTGCGAACCTAATAGAAGAGATAGGATTAAAAGCATCAGGAGCCGATAACAGAAACATTTATGACGATGGTCAATCACAAAAATTGTCAGCCACAGAAATCAGCGATTTAAAGAGTGATTCCACGAGAGCATCGGATATTGTTGAGACTTTAATAACTAATTCAAATACATTTCATAATAAAACTGAATTCTCACAAGAGAAATATTTGAAGAAAAaggagaaaaaatattttgaatatatTCAAATATTAAAACCAAACTTGAGAATTATCACTGAAATATTATACAAGTTGGACCCAAGTAAGGTACAAGGTATTCGTATAGACACTTTGTCCCAAATAATAACATTATCAAACATCAGTAGTGAAGGAAATCATTTGCTTTATGATTCAGGTTCAAATGGTTTACTTGCAGCTGCAATGTTGAGTACAATGGGATCAGAGGCTAAAGGAAAATTAATTCAGATGCACCCAGGAAATATGTCACAAAAACAGGCCCTGTTAGCTATGAATTTTGATTCTGAGCATCTCAAGAAATGTCTATCTGTAAATGTATATTCAGTCTTGAGGCAAGTATACCAAGGTTGCGACACACATACTCAACAAGAATATGAACCAATGTTAGAAACTGAATCCAACCTAAAGCGGAAAGCTTCTGATAGCATTCCACATTCAAGTAAAGTGCCTAAGAGTGAGGAATTCCAAATCATTGATTGTGAAATTAAAGATGGAGCCACTGATGCGAGTGAAATTTTGGTACCTAAGATTGATGAATCCCAAATCATTGATTGTGTAATTAAAAATAGAGACAGTGATGTGAGTGAAAGGTCTAAGAAAAAGCCAAAATGGCACTTTGATAATATAGCCGCATCtgagatcttgacaaataaAGTAGATTCTTTAGTTATAGTATGTAAGGAAGATCCTCAAAATATATTTCTGGAGCTTGTATCATTTGTTAAGCCTGGTAGAccatttgttatttattacagTGTAGCTGAACCACTGCAAAGCTTATATATGACACTGAAGTCTATGAGCAACGTGGCTGCTTTAAGATTGACTTGTAATTGGATGAGGAACTATCAG ATCTTGCCTGAGAGAACACATCCAGAAGTAACAATGAATGGGTCCAGTGGATTTCTGCTCACAGGATATGTCCTTAAATAG
- the ScsbetaG gene encoding succinate--CoA ligase [GDP-forming] subunit beta, mitochondrial, with translation MAAITKTRNFKIFRGLSYNYTPCVISSRNLNLQEYHSKDLLRKHQVSIQNFRLLDSNLNPHSLSDFKANEYVVKAQILAGGRGKGHFDNGFKGGVHLTKNPNEILTLAKNMIGHKLITKQTPKEGILVDKVMVAESVNIVRETYLSIIMERTYNGAALVASPAGGMDIEAVAEKTPHLLKTVPIDIHEGITDKMAKEVAEFLEFKGPLVNKCAEEIKKLWQLFLKVDATQLEINPLVETDDGRVVAVDAKINFDDNAQFRQKDIFALDDTSGIDPREKEAAELNLTYIDMDGSIGCMVNGAGLAMATMDLIMLSGGRPANFLDLGGGVGQSQVSAALRILESDPKVKAIFVNVFAGIVNCATVAKGIVAACKETPPKHPLVIRLAGTNAAQAKTILEESGLPFKIINDADEAAKAAVALAQ, from the exons ATGGCTGCTATAACCAAAACTCGCAACTTTAAAATATTCCGTGGTTTATCGTATAACTACACTCCATGCGTAATTTCTAGTAGGAACCTAAATCTTCAAGAATACCACAGCAAGGATTTGTTGCGGAAGCACCAAGTGTCAATTCAAAACTTTCGTCTCCTCGACTCAAATTTGAATCCACACTCATTATCAGATTTTAAGGCGAATGAATATGTAGTAAAAGCTCAAATTTTAGCGGGTGGAAGGGGAAAAGGTCATTTCGATAATGGTTTCAAAGGTGGAGTGCATTTAACTAAAAATCCAAATGAGATACTCACTTTAGCAAAAAATATGATTGGACATAAGTTGATAACAAAACAAACTCCAAAAGAAGGCATACTTGTAGACAAGGTAATGGTAGCGGAGAGTGTAAACATTGTACGAGAGACGTACTTAAGTATTATAATGGAGAGAACCTATAATGGTGCTGCCTTGGTCGCCTCTCCTGCTGGTGGCATGGACATTGAAGCAGTGGCTGAGAAAACACCACATCTTCTGAAAACAGTCCCTATTGACATCCATGAAGGCATTACAGATAAGATGGCTAAGGAAGTTGCTGAATTTTTAGAATTCAAAGGCCCTTTGGTAAACAAGTGTGctgaagaaataaaaaagttatggcAACTGTTTCTAAAA gttGATGCAACTCAACTAGAAATTAACCCATTGGTGGAAACTGACGATGGCAGGGTTGTAGCAGTGGATgcaaaaattaattttgatgACAATGCACAGTTCCGACAAAAAGATATATTTGCCCTTGATGATACCTCTGGAATCGATCCTAGAGAG AAAGAAGCTGCTGAGCTCAACCTAACCTACATAGATATGGATGGCAGCATTGGATGCATGGTGAATGGGGCTGGTTTAGCCATGGCCACCATGGACCTCATCATGTTAAGCGGAGGCAGACCAGCTAACTTCCTTGACCTTGGAGGAGGAGTCGGCCAATCTCAAGTCTCTGCTGCTTTGAGAATATTGGAATCTGACCCTAAAGTGAAGGCAATATTTGTAAACGTTTTTGCTG GTATCGTCAATTGCGCAACCGTAGCCAAGGGAATTGTGGCAGCTTGTAAGGAAACCCCTCCCAAACATCCACTTGTGATCAGGTTAGCGGGCACAAATGCAGCGCAAGCAAAAACGATACTCGAAGAGTCTGGGCTTCCCTTTAAGATCATTAATGATGCTGACGAAGCAGCAAAGGCTGCTGTTGCGCTTGCACAGTAA